A genomic stretch from Verrucomicrobiia bacterium includes:
- a CDS encoding alpha/beta fold hydrolase — MKRFFQRWWKGLVGLMAIGVIASATVAWKVGGELTAPANHPIAAPKDSRFEDVVFPSQSGATIHGWLISPNAPHGVIILQHGIRGDRRAMESRAQFLYQAGYAVLLFDFQAHGESIGKVITLGHLESRDSQAAVAFVKGRFPREPIAVIGESLGAAAAVLAEPPLQVQALVLEMMYPNVIEATKDRMEMRLGPAGRCLSPLLTSQIKYRIGCSTSDLCPIERVEKITVPKLFLAGTKDTHTKFSEAQEIFARAAEPKQFVPFENARHQDLHIFDKDRYEKIILNFLEENLHEQHKI, encoded by the coding sequence ATGAAGCGCTTTTTTCAACGATGGTGGAAAGGGCTCGTTGGGCTGATGGCGATAGGAGTTATAGCAAGCGCGACCGTGGCGTGGAAGGTGGGCGGGGAACTGACTGCGCCAGCCAATCATCCGATTGCCGCGCCAAAAGATTCACGTTTTGAAGACGTAGTTTTTCCCAGTCAAAGCGGTGCGACAATTCATGGCTGGCTCATCTCGCCGAACGCGCCGCACGGCGTCATCATTTTGCAGCATGGGATTCGCGGAGATCGAAGGGCGATGGAGTCACGCGCGCAATTTTTATATCAGGCGGGCTACGCGGTATTGTTGTTCGATTTTCAAGCGCACGGTGAAAGCATCGGCAAGGTCATCACTCTTGGCCATCTGGAAAGCCGCGATTCACAAGCCGCAGTTGCTTTTGTGAAGGGCCGATTTCCTCGCGAACCGATTGCTGTGATTGGCGAATCGCTTGGAGCTGCCGCCGCCGTGCTGGCCGAGCCGCCTTTGCAAGTCCAGGCATTGGTGCTTGAGATGATGTATCCGAATGTGATTGAGGCAACCAAAGATCGCATGGAAATGCGGCTTGGTCCGGCGGGGCGATGCCTTTCGCCGTTATTGACATCACAAATTAAATATCGGATTGGCTGCAGCACCAGCGATTTATGCCCCATCGAGCGCGTCGAAAAGATTACCGTGCCCAAGCTGTTTCTCGCCGGCACGAAGGACACACATACGAAATTCAGCGAGGCGCAGGAGATTTTCGCGCGAGCAGCGGAGCCAAAACAATTTGTTCCGTTTGAAAACGCGCGGCATCAGGATCTGCACATATTTGACAAAGACCGTTACGAAAAAATAATCCTCAACTTTTTGGAAGAA